The Rhodopseudomonas palustris genome window below encodes:
- a CDS encoding TrmB family transcriptional regulator: MVDIEGKLARIGITGTLYKLYLTAVGLGGASVTAVAAKAGLPRTTAHDALAKLEAEGLVRFVDHGKRRFVVAQEPGILLERLEARRTMLEDVMPVLRSMYHHESGQPNVRFHPGPDGIRTTLWDTLSGGDKVLRATLSMRELMAEPGLEEMERYLLERARRDIWLRVIRSAERDIAPIWPSSEEYRRELRYAPHQHTLAMTCFIYGNKVCLISSARESYGLIIDSAEFAAFQASMFDAMWSLSTPDTEPAIFPPEAEA; the protein is encoded by the coding sequence ATGGTGGATATCGAAGGCAAGCTGGCCCGCATCGGCATCACCGGGACGCTGTACAAGCTGTATCTGACCGCCGTCGGCCTCGGCGGCGCCTCGGTGACGGCGGTTGCGGCCAAGGCCGGGCTGCCGCGCACCACCGCGCATGACGCGCTCGCCAAGCTGGAAGCCGAGGGGCTGGTCCGGTTCGTCGACCACGGCAAGCGGCGCTTCGTCGTCGCCCAGGAGCCGGGCATCCTGCTGGAGCGGCTCGAGGCGCGGCGGACGATGCTCGAAGACGTCATGCCGGTGCTGCGCTCGATGTATCACCACGAGAGCGGCCAGCCGAACGTCCGCTTCCACCCGGGTCCGGACGGCATCCGCACCACGCTGTGGGATACGCTGTCCGGCGGCGACAAGGTGCTGCGCGCGACGCTGTCGATGCGCGAGCTGATGGCCGAGCCGGGCCTCGAGGAGATGGAGCGCTATCTGCTCGAGCGCGCCCGCCGCGACATCTGGCTGCGGGTGATTCGCTCGGCCGAGCGCGACATCGCGCCGATCTGGCCGTCGAGCGAGGAGTATCGCCGCGAACTGCGCTACGCGCCGCACCAACATACGCTGGCGATGACCTGCTTCATCTACGGCAACAAAGTCTGCCTTATCTCGTCCGCGCGCGAGAGTTACGGCCTGATCATCGACAGCGCCGAGTTCGCCGCCTTCCAGGCCTCGATGTTCGACGCGATGTGGAGCCTGAGCACGCCGGATACCGAGCCGGCGATCTTCCCGCCTGAAGCCGAGGCGTGA
- a CDS encoding ABC transporter permease: MEAEADAGRLPVETTRPRTTMLQTAFAGRPMRAAVGLTAFFAIWQAVTQLNLVDGFLLPSPVAIAEALWELALDGSLWVHLGASLQRVAVGFLLACIVGLVLGLICGWWRTVSDYVRPVIEALRPIPPLAWIPITILWFGLGDAASYFLVFLGAVFPVFIATYTAIRGLDRNQMNAALCLGAKPWQLFTDVLIPASLPIILPGLRIALGVGWMCVVTAELIAAQTGLGYLIQQSRMLFQINNVVAGMVTIGLIGFAMSAILERIERRVNAWAPSERS, translated from the coding sequence ATGGAAGCGGAAGCCGATGCGGGCCGCCTGCCGGTCGAGACGACAAGACCGCGAACCACGATGCTCCAGACCGCCTTTGCGGGACGGCCGATGCGGGCCGCGGTGGGGCTCACGGCGTTCTTCGCCATCTGGCAGGCGGTGACGCAGCTCAATCTGGTCGACGGCTTCCTGCTGCCCTCGCCGGTGGCGATCGCCGAAGCGCTGTGGGAGCTCGCGCTCGACGGCTCGCTCTGGGTGCACCTCGGCGCCAGCCTGCAGCGCGTCGCGGTCGGCTTCCTGCTCGCCTGCATCGTCGGGCTGGTGCTCGGCCTGATCTGCGGCTGGTGGCGGACGGTGTCCGACTATGTGCGGCCGGTGATCGAGGCGCTGCGGCCGATCCCCCCGCTGGCGTGGATCCCGATCACCATCCTGTGGTTCGGGCTCGGCGACGCCGCATCCTACTTCCTGGTCTTTCTCGGCGCGGTCTTCCCGGTGTTCATCGCCACCTACACGGCGATCCGCGGCCTCGACCGCAACCAGATGAACGCCGCGCTCTGCCTCGGCGCCAAACCCTGGCAGCTCTTCACCGACGTGCTGATCCCGGCCTCGCTGCCGATCATCCTGCCGGGCCTACGGATCGCGCTCGGCGTCGGCTGGATGTGCGTCGTCACCGCCGAGCTGATCGCCGCCCAGACCGGGCTCGGCTACCTGATCCAGCAGTCGCGCATGCTCTTCCAGATCAACAACGTCGTCGCCGGCATGGTCACGATCGGACTGATCGGCTTCGCAATGTCCGCGATCCTTGAACGCATCGAGCGGCGCGTGAATGCGTGGGCTCCTTCCGAACGTAGCTGA
- a CDS encoding ABC transporter ATP-binding protein, which yields MTANIALATAAIPAAAPASAARAAAAEVQIDIRNVGKVYDSKVTHQAVIALDGVSLRIKKGEFISLLGPSGCGKSTLLGIIAGFQSASTGQILQNGRPISKPDASRTVVFQDYALFGWMTVQQNVEFGLKAKGMPKAQRAEIARALIATVHLSGFEDKYPHQMSGGMKQRAAIARALAPDPDILLMDEPFGALDAQTRVLLQEEIARISTEAGKTVIFVTHGIDEAVFLADRVVVMSPRPGRVRDEVLVPLPRPRTADMRSDPWFVSTVKDLWETLKPEWQKGE from the coding sequence ATGACCGCAAACATCGCGTTGGCAACTGCAGCTATCCCCGCTGCCGCGCCGGCTTCCGCCGCCCGCGCTGCAGCCGCCGAGGTCCAGATCGACATTCGCAATGTCGGCAAAGTCTACGACTCCAAGGTCACGCACCAGGCGGTGATCGCGCTCGACGGCGTCTCGCTGCGCATCAAGAAAGGCGAGTTCATCTCGCTGCTCGGGCCGTCCGGCTGCGGAAAGTCGACGCTGCTCGGCATCATCGCCGGATTCCAGTCGGCCTCGACCGGCCAGATCCTGCAGAACGGCCGGCCGATCTCCAAGCCCGACGCCTCCCGCACAGTGGTGTTCCAAGACTACGCGCTGTTCGGCTGGATGACGGTGCAGCAGAACGTCGAATTCGGCCTGAAGGCGAAGGGCATGCCGAAGGCGCAGCGCGCCGAGATCGCGCGCGCGCTGATCGCGACCGTGCATCTGTCCGGCTTCGAAGACAAATATCCGCACCAGATGTCCGGCGGCATGAAGCAGCGCGCCGCGATCGCCCGCGCGCTCGCGCCGGATCCCGACATCCTGCTGATGGACGAGCCGTTCGGCGCGCTCGACGCGCAGACCCGCGTGCTGCTGCAGGAAGAAATCGCCCGCATCTCCACCGAGGCCGGCAAGACCGTCATCTTCGTCACCCACGGCATCGACGAGGCGGTGTTTCTCGCCGACCGCGTCGTGGTGATGAGCCCGCGGCCCGGCCGGGTGCGCGACGAAGTGCTGGTGCCGCTGCCGCGGCCGCGCACCGCCGACATGCGTTCCGATCCATGGTTCGTCTCCACGGTCAAAGACCTCTGGGAGACGCTGAAGCCTGAATGGCAAAAAGGGGAATAG
- a CDS encoding ABC transporter substrate-binding protein, translating into MTINLSRRRFGQLAAGFAATMPLAAPSILRAQQGDVVKMAWFNTTTVSAQIAHVLMRTDIAERNGLKMEMIQLAASPAITEALVSGAADIGTLSDFAAVTTMAIGAPVTTVSSQAIFRSAVLTTKKSGITDLAGLKGKQVFGTFGITAFQNAQEAVSKAGLVPGKDVTFVNVGPAELADAVGSQRIDAFFTYDPFVSFFENSGHAQVVSQNVTPVIVLAANNRFFKDRPAVLKRMLKANSEALFFASQNNDLVNGWFRTLEPAKNIPVEVLQKASSYDPAWSAKAYTDIKATLTPAQIAKMELLAKWGVENKLLPRVPDVTKFVDTTIAGAVDKEAAAQGFDPKSVKITRA; encoded by the coding sequence GTGACAATCAATCTATCGCGCCGCCGCTTCGGACAGCTCGCCGCCGGCTTTGCCGCCACCATGCCGCTCGCGGCCCCGTCGATCCTGCGCGCGCAGCAAGGCGACGTCGTCAAGATGGCCTGGTTCAACACCACCACGGTGTCGGCCCAGATCGCCCATGTGCTGATGCGCACCGACATTGCCGAGCGTAACGGCCTGAAGATGGAGATGATCCAGCTCGCCGCCTCGCCGGCGATCACCGAGGCGCTGGTCTCCGGCGCCGCCGATATCGGCACACTGTCCGACTTTGCCGCCGTCACCACCATGGCGATCGGCGCGCCGGTCACCACGGTATCGTCGCAGGCGATCTTCCGCTCGGCGGTGCTCACCACCAAGAAGTCCGGCATCACTGATCTCGCCGGCCTCAAGGGCAAGCAGGTGTTCGGAACCTTCGGCATCACCGCGTTCCAGAACGCGCAGGAAGCCGTGTCGAAGGCCGGGTTGGTGCCGGGCAAGGACGTCACCTTCGTCAATGTCGGCCCCGCCGAACTTGCCGACGCGGTCGGCTCGCAGCGGATCGATGCGTTCTTCACCTACGATCCGTTCGTGTCGTTCTTCGAGAACTCCGGCCACGCGCAAGTCGTCTCGCAGAACGTCACCCCGGTGATCGTGCTCGCCGCCAACAACCGCTTCTTCAAGGATCGCCCCGCGGTGCTGAAGCGGATGCTGAAGGCGAACTCCGAAGCGCTGTTCTTCGCCAGCCAGAACAATGATCTGGTCAACGGCTGGTTTCGCACGCTGGAGCCCGCCAAGAACATCCCGGTCGAGGTGCTGCAGAAAGCGTCGAGCTACGATCCGGCGTGGAGCGCCAAGGCTTACACCGACATCAAGGCGACGCTGACGCCGGCGCAGATCGCCAAGATGGAGTTGCTCGCCAAATGGGGCGTCGAGAACAAGCTTCTGCCGCGCGTGCCCGACGTGACCAAGTTCGTCGACACCACGATCGCCGGCGCGGTCGACAAGGAAGCCGCGGCGCAAGGCTTCGACCCGAAAAGCGTGAAGATCACCCGCGCCTGA
- a CDS encoding flavin reductase family protein: protein MSGADRYRLMASTIMPRPIAWVVTRSPDGGVNAAPYSFFNMFGADRPVVALGILARPGAPKDTAANIRATGEFVVNLVPFALVEAMNATCVEAPPHIDELALAGLDTLPSVAIRPPRIAASPVAFECKLTHLLDTGPGQSMVVGEVLHAHYARRVLTGDPDRPRVDHAALDLVGRMHGASAYTRTRDLFDLNRPLWADPVDRTTPHHED, encoded by the coding sequence ATGTCCGGCGCTGACCGCTATCGGTTGATGGCCTCGACCATCATGCCTCGCCCGATCGCATGGGTCGTCACGCGTTCGCCCGATGGCGGCGTCAACGCGGCGCCCTACTCGTTCTTCAACATGTTCGGCGCGGACCGCCCCGTGGTCGCGCTCGGCATTCTGGCGCGGCCCGGCGCCCCCAAGGATACGGCTGCGAACATCCGCGCGACCGGCGAATTCGTCGTCAATCTCGTTCCCTTCGCGCTGGTCGAGGCGATGAACGCGACCTGCGTCGAAGCGCCACCGCACATCGACGAACTCGCGCTCGCCGGACTAGACACCTTGCCGAGCGTCGCGATCCGGCCGCCGCGCATCGCCGCGTCGCCGGTCGCGTTCGAATGCAAGCTCACGCATTTGCTGGATACCGGCCCCGGCCAGTCGATGGTCGTGGGCGAGGTGCTCCATGCCCACTATGCGCGCCGCGTCCTGACCGGCGATCCTGATCGGCCGCGCGTCGACCACGCCGCGCTCGATCTCGTCGGGCGGATGCACGGCGCCTCCGCCTACACCCGCACCCGCGATTTGTTCGATCTCAATCGCCCGCTCTGGGCCGATCCGGTCGACCGCACCACACCGCATCACGAGGACTGA
- a CDS encoding carbon-nitrogen hydrolase family protein has protein sequence MAKLKVAAVQATTVPFDAAGATARTVALLGEAAAKGAQLAVFPEAFIGGYPKGLDFGCSIGRRTPEGREDFARYVRGAITIPGPEVDQLVAACAEHDIHAVVGVIERDGGTLYCTALYLSPGGLLGIHRKIMPTGSERLVWGFGDGSTLTVVDTPYGRLGGAICWEHYMPLMRAAYYAKGVQIWAAPTADDRESWVATMRHIALEGRCFVIGACQVMRRSDFPADYASRIDAGPDDWMMHGRSVIVGPLGDVLAGPLVDEEGILTADIDVDDLHGSRLDFDAVGHYARPDLFTLHVDERPQTPVTFAGGVDQTKA, from the coding sequence ATGGCAAAGTTGAAAGTCGCAGCCGTTCAGGCGACCACCGTTCCGTTCGACGCCGCCGGCGCGACCGCGCGCACCGTGGCCTTGCTCGGCGAAGCCGCCGCCAAGGGCGCCCAGCTCGCCGTATTTCCGGAAGCCTTCATCGGCGGCTATCCCAAGGGCCTCGATTTCGGTTGCAGCATCGGCCGACGCACGCCGGAAGGCCGCGAGGATTTCGCCCGCTACGTCCGCGGCGCCATTACCATTCCCGGCCCCGAAGTCGACCAGCTCGTCGCCGCCTGCGCGGAGCACGACATCCACGCCGTCGTCGGCGTGATCGAGCGCGACGGCGGCACGCTGTATTGCACGGCGCTGTATCTGTCGCCGGGCGGCCTGCTCGGTATCCACCGCAAGATCATGCCGACCGGATCGGAGCGCCTGGTGTGGGGCTTCGGTGACGGCTCGACGCTGACCGTGGTCGACACGCCCTATGGCCGACTCGGCGGCGCGATCTGCTGGGAGCACTACATGCCGCTGATGCGCGCCGCGTACTACGCCAAGGGTGTGCAGATCTGGGCCGCGCCCACCGCCGACGATCGCGAAAGCTGGGTCGCCACGATGCGCCACATCGCGCTGGAGGGCCGCTGCTTCGTGATCGGCGCCTGCCAGGTGATGCGGCGGTCGGATTTCCCGGCCGACTACGCCAGCCGGATCGACGCCGGCCCCGACGACTGGATGATGCACGGCCGCTCGGTGATCGTCGGGCCGCTCGGCGACGTGCTCGCGGGTCCGCTGGTCGATGAAGAGGGCATTCTCACCGCCGATATCGACGTCGACGACCTGCACGGCTCGCGGCTCGACTTCGACGCGGTCGGGCATTATGCGCGGCCGGACCTGTTCACTCTCCACGTCGACGAGCGGCCGCAAACGCCGGTCACGTTCGCAGGCGGCGTGGACCAGACGAAGGCGTGA
- a CDS encoding EAL and GGDEF domain-containing protein, translating to MALGIVKKSGGAAKIAAVTSLFSSSSVAQAASGFQPTSYIGGFDPELIWELLIGGFVLASFTSAIALWATALLRKQRRIQRRKNMLVDSVLNKLQQGVVIVDARNRVVFCNDRYLEMYGLQRSDVPHGIAGSDLLALRRARGTLDVSNEEFLRHAKLPEGCVSELPDGRFVQVKFSALANGGMISTHDDCTELRLVSKQLATTKQFLESVIDNIPVCVAAKSIEDGRYILANRAFEKLSRLPRERIIGATADELYSPRSAAAIREADQRALESGKTRCRAELTVEFGQRELVLESDRVVAYNERNEPEFIIALFEDVTDRQVLARELDKTRKFLELVVDNIPVGLTVQNTSSGRYLLANRGAEIILNRRREDAIGLTCGEIFNPKEARLIGERDQIAIRKGDLMVEEHPISTRNGLRLFVTRRITVADEEGAENYLIKTHVDVTDRRQTEARMAYMAYHDGLTDLPNRTSFLKSLSQMIEACDSGKDEFAVLSVDLDGLSEINDVFGHAIGDQLLIEVARRIEQASPGGVVARLGGDEFGLLIDGPQPDAACELAERLSKALACGFEIEGKTVRTGGTTGIALFPRDGRDAASLLANASAALFRAKAHARGSIGVFAPEMDMQIRDRRALHQDLSNAIRNGELSLYYQPQASSKKQIGEGDIVGFEALARWRHPTRGFVPPGEFIPLAEESGLIVEIGEWILREACREAASWPKPLQIAVNLSPAQFLNTDLVGIVHQVLLETGLKPGRLELEITEGVLIDDFERGLALLRRLKTLGVRVSMDDFGSGYSSLTYLQAFPFDKIKIDRAFIMNLGRNVQSAAIVRAVIGLGHGLGVSLVAEGVETQEQLDFLVEEGCDAVQGYLIGMPAPINDYPWLVGLASRVGGAGAHARQAG from the coding sequence ATGGCGTTGGGCATTGTGAAGAAAAGCGGCGGTGCGGCTAAGATTGCGGCGGTGACATCGCTTTTCTCGTCGAGCAGCGTTGCGCAGGCGGCCTCCGGCTTCCAGCCGACGAGTTACATCGGCGGATTCGACCCCGAGCTGATCTGGGAGCTGTTGATCGGCGGCTTCGTGCTGGCATCGTTCACCAGCGCCATCGCGCTGTGGGCGACGGCGCTGCTTCGCAAGCAGCGCCGCATCCAGCGCCGCAAGAACATGCTGGTCGATTCGGTGCTCAACAAGTTGCAGCAGGGCGTCGTCATCGTCGACGCTAGGAATCGGGTGGTGTTCTGCAACGATCGCTACCTCGAGATGTACGGGCTGCAGCGCTCCGATGTCCCGCACGGCATCGCCGGCAGCGATCTGCTCGCGTTGCGCCGGGCCCGCGGCACGCTCGACGTCAGCAACGAGGAGTTTCTGCGCCACGCCAAATTGCCCGAAGGTTGCGTCAGCGAACTGCCGGACGGCCGTTTCGTGCAGGTGAAGTTCTCGGCGCTGGCGAACGGCGGGATGATCTCGACCCACGACGATTGCACCGAGTTGCGCCTGGTGTCGAAGCAACTCGCGACCACCAAGCAGTTCCTGGAATCGGTGATCGACAACATCCCGGTCTGCGTCGCGGCCAAGAGCATCGAGGACGGCCGCTACATCCTCGCCAACCGCGCTTTCGAGAAATTGTCGCGGCTGCCGCGCGAACGGATCATCGGCGCCACCGCCGATGAACTGTATTCGCCACGTTCCGCCGCCGCGATCCGCGAAGCGGATCAGAGGGCGCTGGAGTCGGGCAAGACGCGATGCCGGGCCGAACTGACGGTCGAGTTCGGCCAGCGCGAACTGGTGCTGGAGAGCGACCGCGTCGTCGCCTACAACGAGCGCAACGAGCCGGAATTCATCATCGCGCTGTTCGAGGACGTCACCGATCGGCAAGTGCTGGCGCGCGAGCTCGACAAGACGCGGAAGTTCCTCGAACTGGTGGTCGACAACATTCCGGTCGGGCTCACGGTGCAGAACACCAGCAGCGGCCGCTATCTGCTCGCCAATCGCGGCGCCGAGATCATCCTCAATCGCCGCCGCGAGGACGCGATCGGCCTGACCTGCGGCGAGATCTTCAACCCCAAGGAAGCACGGCTGATCGGCGAGCGCGACCAGATCGCGATCCGCAAGGGCGACCTGATGGTCGAGGAGCATCCGATCAGCACGAGGAACGGCCTGCGCCTGTTCGTGACCCGCCGCATCACCGTCGCGGACGAGGAGGGTGCGGAGAACTATCTGATCAAGACCCATGTCGACGTCACCGATCGCCGCCAGACCGAGGCGCGGATGGCGTACATGGCGTATCACGACGGCCTGACCGATCTGCCGAACCGAACCTCCTTCCTGAAGTCGCTGTCGCAGATGATCGAGGCCTGCGACAGCGGGAAGGACGAGTTCGCGGTGCTGTCGGTCGATCTCGACGGGCTCTCGGAGATCAACGACGTGTTCGGCCACGCCATCGGCGACCAGTTGCTGATCGAGGTCGCCCGAAGGATCGAACAGGCGTCGCCCGGCGGCGTCGTAGCGCGGCTCGGCGGTGACGAGTTCGGTCTGCTGATCGACGGCCCGCAGCCGGACGCGGCGTGCGAACTCGCCGAGCGGCTCTCGAAGGCGCTGGCCTGCGGCTTCGAGATCGAGGGCAAGACGGTGCGGACCGGAGGCACCACCGGCATCGCGCTGTTTCCGCGCGACGGCAGGGACGCGGCGTCGCTGCTCGCCAATGCCAGCGCGGCGCTGTTCCGCGCCAAGGCGCATGCGCGCGGGTCGATCGGCGTGTTCGCCCCCGAGATGGACATGCAGATCCGCGACCGCAGAGCCCTGCATCAGGATCTGTCGAACGCGATCCGCAACGGCGAATTGTCACTTTACTATCAGCCGCAGGCGTCGAGCAAAAAGCAGATCGGCGAGGGCGACATCGTCGGCTTCGAGGCCCTGGCGCGATGGCGCCATCCGACGCGCGGCTTCGTGCCGCCGGGCGAGTTCATTCCGCTGGCGGAAGAGAGCGGCCTGATCGTCGAGATCGGCGAATGGATCCTGCGCGAGGCCTGCCGCGAAGCGGCGTCGTGGCCGAAGCCTTTGCAGATCGCCGTCAACCTGTCGCCGGCGCAGTTCCTCAACACCGACCTGGTCGGCATCGTGCACCAGGTGCTGCTCGAGACCGGGCTGAAGCCAGGCCGGCTCGAGCTGGAAATCACCGAAGGCGTGCTGATCGACGATTTCGAGCGCGGCCTGGCGCTGCTCCGCCGGCTGAAGACGCTCGGCGTCCGGGTGTCGATGGACGATTTCGGCAGCGGCTACTCGTCGCTGACCTATCTGCAGGCATTCCCGTTCGACAAGATCAAGATCGACCGGGCCTTCATCATGAATCTCGGCCGCAACGTGCAGTCGGCGGCGATCGTGCGCGCGGTGATCGGGCTCGGCCACGGCCTCGGCGTATCGCTGGTGGCGGAGGGCGTCGAGACCCAGGAGCAGCTCGACTTCCTGGTCGAGGAGGGCTGCGACGCCGTGCAGGGCTATCTGATCGGCATGCCCGCGCCGATCAACGACTATCCCTGGCTCGTCGGGCTCGCCTCGCGCGTGGGCGGTGCTGGCGCGCATGCGCGCCAGGCGGGCTGA
- a CDS encoding NAD(P)/FAD-dependent oxidoreductase, producing the protein MEQVECVVVGAGVVGLAIARGLARAGREVIVLEAAEGIGTGTSSRNSEVIHAGIYYRAGSLMARLCVDGRQALYAFCRDHGVPHRQCGKLIVATTAAEAEKLASIRAHAAANGVADLRALDGAEARAMEPALNCVAALLSPSTGIVDSHAYMLALRGDAEAAGAAFAFHAPLLQASATAGGFALEVGGEAPMTLGCRLLINAAGLAAPAVARAIAPMPAALVPSAYLAKGNYFTCNARAPFSHLIYPVPEPGGLGVHLTLDLAGQARFGPDVEWIDAVDYVVDPSRAERFYPAIRRYWPDLPDGALAPGYSGIRPKIVPPAVAVQDFVIQGPDAHGVAGLINLFGIESPGLTASLAIAEDVAGLTASA; encoded by the coding sequence ATGGAACAGGTTGAATGCGTCGTGGTCGGCGCCGGCGTGGTGGGGCTCGCGATCGCGCGCGGGCTCGCGCGAGCGGGCCGCGAAGTGATCGTGCTGGAAGCCGCCGAAGGGATCGGCACCGGCACCTCGTCGCGCAACAGCGAGGTGATCCACGCGGGGATCTATTATCGCGCCGGCAGCCTGATGGCGCGGCTCTGCGTCGACGGGCGGCAGGCGCTGTACGCCTTTTGCCGCGACCACGGCGTGCCGCATCGGCAATGCGGCAAGCTGATCGTGGCGACCACGGCGGCGGAGGCCGAGAAGCTGGCGTCGATCCGCGCCCACGCCGCTGCCAACGGCGTCGCCGATCTGCGCGCGCTCGACGGCGCCGAGGCCCGCGCGATGGAGCCGGCGCTGAATTGCGTCGCGGCGCTGCTGTCGCCCTCGACCGGGATCGTCGACAGCCACGCCTACATGCTGGCGCTGCGCGGCGATGCCGAGGCGGCCGGCGCGGCGTTCGCGTTTCACGCGCCGCTGCTGCAGGCCTCGGCGACGGCCGGCGGCTTCGCGCTCGAGGTCGGCGGCGAGGCGCCGATGACGCTCGGATGCCGGCTGCTGATCAATGCGGCGGGGCTGGCGGCGCCCGCGGTGGCGCGCGCGATCGCGCCGATGCCGGCGGCGCTGGTGCCGTCGGCGTATCTCGCCAAGGGCAATTACTTCACCTGCAATGCGCGCGCGCCGTTCTCGCACCTGATCTATCCGGTGCCCGAGCCCGGCGGGCTCGGCGTGCATCTGACGCTGGATCTGGCCGGACAGGCGCGGTTCGGGCCGGACGTCGAATGGATCGATGCGGTCGACTATGTGGTCGATCCGTCGCGGGCGGAGCGCTTCTATCCCGCGATTCGCCGATACTGGCCGGACCTTCCCGACGGGGCGCTGGCGCCGGGCTATTCGGGGATACGACCGAAAATCGTTCCGCCCGCGGTCGCGGTGCAAGACTTCGTGATCCAGGGACCGGATGCCCACGGCGTCGCCGGGCTGATCAACCTGTTCGGCATCGAGTCGCCTGGGCTGACCGCATCACTGGCGATCGCCGAGGACGTCGCCGGTCTGACCGCGTCCGCCTGA
- a CDS encoding YdcH family protein: MALQAHLVELERKHKVLESELHDALVHLSTDDLRIVELKRRKLMVRDEINRLRQVSSTLH, encoded by the coding sequence ATGGCACTTCAGGCTCATCTCGTTGAACTGGAACGAAAACACAAAGTTCTGGAGTCCGAACTGCACGACGCGCTCGTCCATCTTTCCACGGACGATCTGCGCATCGTCGAGCTGAAACGCCGGAAACTCATGGTTCGCGACGAAATCAATCGGTTGAGACAAGTCTCCAGCACACTCCACTGA
- a CDS encoding YdcH family protein: protein MTDEDEGELGAELAKLQQEHRDLDAAIEALHHSPAPDLLRLQRLKKRKLALRDRIAFIEDQITPDIIA from the coding sequence ATGACCGACGAAGACGAAGGCGAGCTCGGGGCCGAGCTCGCGAAGCTGCAGCAGGAACACCGCGACCTCGACGCGGCGATCGAGGCTTTGCATCATTCGCCGGCGCCCGATCTGTTGCGGCTGCAGCGGCTGAAGAAGCGCAAGCTGGCGTTGCGCGACCGCATCGCCTTCATCGAAGATCAGATCACCCCCGACATCATCGCCTGA
- a CDS encoding GGDEF domain-containing protein encodes MKKTPPRSPKTSRSGSRAAAGAVPGKRSRPAAGATKVLPVKALPVKAKAVKAMARARVGSGRLPTDARAKIRRLKAQLAAALAQIDELRASAETDFLLGISNRRGFERELARALAYIQRYGAGGALIVLDVDRLKPVNDTYGHAAGDVVLKAVVDALLRHVRSSDLIGRLGGDEFALLLWNLGEADARIKATALEQAVDHLTIQYGSHIVTAGVSAGVAMLTAGMDVAEALAIADQAMYARKAERRAASAPPERLRR; translated from the coding sequence ATGAAAAAGACGCCCCCCCGATCCCCGAAGACATCCCGGTCCGGTTCCAGGGCTGCGGCGGGCGCCGTGCCTGGGAAGCGTTCGCGCCCAGCGGCCGGCGCGACCAAGGTGCTTCCGGTCAAGGCGCTTCCGGTCAAGGCCAAGGCGGTCAAGGCGATGGCGCGCGCGCGGGTCGGCTCGGGCCGGCTGCCGACCGACGCCCGGGCGAAGATCCGCCGGCTGAAGGCACAGCTCGCCGCGGCGCTGGCGCAGATCGACGAATTGCGGGCCTCCGCCGAGACCGATTTCCTGCTCGGCATTTCCAATCGCCGCGGCTTCGAGCGCGAACTCGCCCGCGCGCTCGCTTACATCCAGCGCTACGGCGCCGGCGGCGCGCTGATCGTGCTCGACGTCGACCGGCTCAAGCCGGTCAATGATACCTATGGTCATGCCGCCGGCGACGTCGTGCTGAAGGCGGTGGTCGACGCCTTGCTCCGCCACGTCCGCTCCTCCGATCTGATCGGGCGGCTCGGCGGCGACGAATTCGCCTTGCTGCTGTGGAATCTCGGCGAGGCCGACGCCCGGATCAAGGCGACGGCGCTGGAGCAGGCGGTGGATCACCTCACCATCCAATACGGCTCGCACATCGTCACCGCCGGGGTCTCGGCCGGCGTGGCGATGCTGACGGCGGGCATGGATGTGGCGGAAGCCCTCGCCATCGCCGACCAGGCGATGTACGCGCGCAAGGCCGAGCGCCGCGCGGCGTCGGCGCCGCCGGAGCGGCTCAGGCGATGA
- the purE gene encoding 5-(carboxyamino)imidazole ribonucleotide mutase: MTAPVAIIMGSQSDWDTMRHAADTLTALGIAHDAQIVSAHRTPDRLFGFARGAKAAGFKIIIAGAGGAAHLPGMTAALTELPVFGVPVESKALSGVDSLYSIVQMPAGIPVGTLAIGKAGAVNAALLAASVLALTDEALAERLSAWRQKQTDAIAARPEGSA; this comes from the coding sequence ATGACAGCCCCCGTTGCGATCATCATGGGCAGCCAGTCGGACTGGGACACGATGCGGCATGCCGCCGACACCCTGACCGCGCTCGGCATTGCCCATGATGCGCAGATCGTCTCCGCCCATCGCACCCCCGACCGCCTCTTCGGCTTCGCCAGGGGCGCGAAAGCGGCCGGCTTCAAGATCATCATCGCCGGCGCCGGCGGCGCCGCGCATCTGCCGGGTATGACGGCGGCGCTGACGGAGCTGCCGGTGTTCGGCGTGCCGGTCGAGTCGAAGGCGCTGTCGGGGGTGGATTCGCTTTATTCGATCGTGCAGATGCCGGCCGGTATTCCCGTCGGCACGCTGGCGATCGGTAAGGCCGGCGCCGTCAATGCGGCGCTGCTGGCAGCGAGCGTGCTGGCGCTGACCGACGAGGCGCTGGCGGAGCGGCTGAGCGCCTGGCGCCAGAAGCAGACGGATGCGATCGCCGCCCGGCCGGAGGGATCGGCGTGA